The window GACTACGCCACCGCACGGCGGTTCCTGCGGCACAACGACACCCGGCAGGCCGGCCTCGGCATCGAGAACGCGCTGCGCCACCAGCATCGGATGCGGTTGCCGATGCTCTACCGGGACGGGCCGGAGCACCGCGAGCAGCGGCGGCAGACGGCCCGCTACTTCACCCCGAAACGGGTCGAGTCGGCCTATCGGGAACTCATGCACCGGCTCGCCGACCAGCAGTGCGAGGTGCTGCGACGGCGTGGGGCGGCCGACCTGTCGGCGCTCTCCTTCCAGCTCGCCGTCGCCGTCGCCGCCGAGGTGGTCGGTCTCACCGACAGTGCGCCCGGGATGCCGCAGCGGCTGGACCGGTTCTTCGCCATCCCCGACCCCGACGCGCGTGGACTGTCCGCGGTCCGGCAGAAGGCGTTCAACAACTTCGTCCTGCTGTCGTTCCTCTGGCGGGACGTCCGCCCGGCCGTCGCGGCCCGCCGCCGCCACCGCCGCGACGACCTGATCTCGCACCTGATCGACCAGGGGTGCAGCCTGCCCGAGATCCTCGGCGAATGCGTCACGTTCGCGGCCGCCGGCATGGTCACCACCCGCGAGTTCATCACCGTCGCCGCCTGGCATCTGCTCACCGACGAGACGCTGCGCGCCCAGTACACCGGGGGTGATCAGGCCGCGCGGGTGGCCGTCCTGCACGAGATCCTGCGACTCGAACCGGTGGTCGGCGACCTGCTCCGCTGGACCACCGCGGACGTCACGGTCGGCGACGTCGCCATCCCGTCCGGCGCCCGGGTCGAGGTCGCAGTGGCCGCGGCCAACCTGGACCCGGCCGAGGCCGGCGACCAGCCCCGAGCGGTCTGCCCGGGCCGCCCGGTCGGCCCGGGCCTGTCCTTCGGCGACGGCGCGCACAAGTGTCCGGGCGCCCACATCGCGATCCAGGAGACCGACATCTTCCTCAGCAGGCTGTTCGCGATGCCGGGCCTCCGGATGATCCGGGAACCCACCGTGACGATCCGCCCCGACATCGCCTCCTACGAGATAAAGGGCCTGATCCTCGCGGTCTAGTCGTGGGTGCGTTCCTCGCCTCGGCGGCGCAGCATCTTCAGTCCGGGCAGGCCGGCGATCGCCAGGTGCAGGTCCTCGGTCACCTCGAGGAGCTTGTGCAGGTCCGGGCCGACCTGGTCGAGCTTGCCCAGCAGCGGCATCACGTCGTGGACCAGGTGCCGCTGGAGGGCCGGCAGCTCGTCGATCATCCGGATCGCGGCGGTCACCTCGTCGGGGGTGAGCTCGGACACGAAATGGGCGGCGAGCGGGGCGGCCTGGCGCAGCGTGGGGGAGTAGTCGCCGACGAGCCCCTCGACCTCGCCCGCCACCGAGTCGGCTCGGGTGACGATGGCGGTGACCCCGTCGACGGCCGTGTTCGCGCGAGTAGTGATGGAGGTCACTCCGTCGATGGCGGTGCTCGTCCGGGTCGTGATGGCGGTGACCTCGTCGACGGCGATCGCGGCCGCCGTCGTGATGGCCCGGGTCTCGGCCACCGCCGCCTCCGCCGCGGTGGCCACCGCGGACACCCGCTCGATCAGTTCCTCGGCCCGGCCGACGGCCAGTGTGATCCGGTTGACCAGTAGTTCCGTCTGGCCGATCAGGGAGACGGCCCGCACCGGGATGGTCGCCGCGGTGGCCGCCGTCTCGATCACCTTGCCTGCCGCCGCCGTGGTCATCTGGAGAGCACCGGACACGAGAGAGAACATGCACCCATTGTGCGCCGGTTCCGCACCCTTCGATCGGTGACGGGCTGTGTCGATGTCGGAGCCGAGCGTCGAAAGTCGGGAATACACAGGAATCCGGTGAGCCATCCGGGCGTCCGACACGGCAGTATGCATGGGTGCGACGTACCCGGAATCTCATCGTGACGGCGGCCGCTCTCGGTATCCTCGGGGGTTCGGTCCTGGTGGCGAAGGGCCTCCTGGCCGACAGTGGCACCGGCGGTTCCGGTGGCGGCGCCCTGGCCGGAGTCTTCCAGGAGGAGCCGAAGGCATCGGCCACCCCGACCGGCCCCACCCCGGAGGAGCTGGCCGCCATCGAGCGCGCCAAGCGGGTCAAGGCCCTCGACGCGGCGCTGAAGAAGTACGCGACCGGTAAGCCCGAGTTCTCGGTCGCCGTCTTCGACCGCAAGACCGGCGAGACGTACGCCTACCGCGGCGACGAGAAGTACGAGACCGCGAGTGTGGTCAAGGTGCAGGTGCTGGCCTGCCTGCTACTCACCGCGCAGGACGACGACCGGAAGCTGACCAGCTCGGAGAAGGCGCTGGCGGACAAGATGATCCGGTACAGCGACAACGACGCGACCACCTCGCTCTACGGCAAGGTCGGCAAGATCGGTGGATTGACCGCCTGCAACAAGCGCCTCGGCCTCACCCAGACCAAGGTCAGCGGCTCCTGGGGCCTCACCCGGACGACCGTGAAGGATCAGGTGGTCCTGCTCTCCCAGTTGGTCGACGAGAAGAGCGAGTTGTCCGAGGCCTCCCGGGAGTACGCGCACAAGCTGATGAGCACCGTCGCCTCGGACCAGGACTGGGGTGTCCCGGCCGCGGCCCAGGAGGGCGAGGACGCCACGGTGAAGAACGGCTGGCTCCAGCGGTCCACCGAGAGCAACCTGTGGATCATCAACACGGTCGGTCAGATCACCGACGACGACACCGACGTGTCGATCGCCGTCCTGTCACACACCAACTCGACGATGCCCGCCGGGCAGAGCCTGGTGGAGAAGGTCGCGAAGCTCACCCGGACGCATCTGAAGTACTAGCGTTCCGCCGTTTCGAGAACCAGCTCAGGCACTGGTTGACCAGCAGGATGAGCACCACGGCGGCGAGCACGCCCTGCCACGGCTCGGGGAAGAGCGAACCGCCGAGCAGCCCGATCATGGCGTAGACGGCCGACCAGAGCGCGCAGGCCGGCAGGTTGGCGACCACGAACGTGCGCCACGGGAGCCCGGCGAACGCGGCGGCCAGCAGCACCGGCACCCGGCCGCCGGGGATCAGCCGGGACACCAGCAGCACCGACACCTCCCGCCCGCGCAGCCGCTCGGTCACCGCGGCCAGCCGGTGCTCGTCACGCATCCACCGCAGCCGGCGGGCCATCTGCTCACCGCCGAACCGGCACATCGCATACATCACCAGGTCGCCCACGTAGGCTCCGGCCGCTCCGGCCAGGATCACCGGCACGACCGCATACACATGCTGGTGGAACGCGTACGCCGCGGTCGCGCTGACCGCCGCCCCGGTGGGCACGATCGGCACGATGGCCCCGAACGCCACCACCAGGAACAGCCAGCCCGAGGCGCTGAGGGTGTCGATCACGCGGGCACGCCGAAGGTCTCGCCGTGGGTGAGCACCCGCACCCGGCTGTCCGGTGCCGCCTCGGCCGCGAACTCGGCGAACCGAGGGCCCGGCTCGTCGAACATGTGCCGGCGGACGCGACCCATCCCGACCGGCCAGAGTGTCCCGTAGTGCACCGGCACCGCCCACGACGCCCGCACCCGACGCAACGCCTCGGCGCCGTCCCGGGCGTCCAGGTGACCGTGCGCACCGAGGGTCGGCCCCCAGCCGCCGACCGGGATCAGTGCCAGGTCCAGCGGGCCGAGCTCACCCATCCCGTCGAACAGGCCGGTATCACCGGCGTACCAGGTGCGGGAGGCGCCCTCGACCACGAAACCGATCGCCTCGGCCCGTTCCCGGGACCAGGGTCCACGGCGTCCGTCGTGCCGGGCGGGGACGGCTCTCACCCGTACCCCCTTGATCTTGGTCTCCTCGCCCGGCCCCAGCTCGACGCACCGCCGCGCCGCACCGGGGATCGCTCGCGCGGCGAAAGCCGCGGCGCCGCGCGGCACCACCAGGACCGGATCGCCGGGCACCGCCCGCAGCGACGGCACGTGAAAGTGGTCGGCGTGCAGGTGCGACAGCAGGATCGCGTCGGGCGCGCCGGGCAGGCGGGGCGCCGGACCGGCCATCCGCCGCAGGTGGGCGAGCCGGCCGGTGAGCACCGGATCGGTCAGCAGGGTGACACCCGAGTCGGCGAGCCACACGGTGCTGTGCCCCCACCAGGTGATCTCGGTCCGGCTCACCGCCCCACGTTACCCAGGCGCCGCAGGGCCAACCCGCACGCGCGGGCGAAGGCGTGCTGGAACAACACCGCGGCCGGGCCGGTCACCCGCATCAGGGTGCTCGCCGGGCGGCTGAACGCGACGACCGTGAACCACACCCGGTCGTGTTCGTCCCGTTCCACCAGGAACGCCTCCTCGCCGGTCGCCGGATGCCCGGGACGGGTGCCGTAGGCGAACCCGATCCGGTCACCCTCCTCGACGGTCCAGACCACCTCGCACGGGGCCCGCAGCGGGCCTAGGCCGACGGTGAGCAGCACCCCGGGCGCGGCCCGACCGGCGTCGGCGCTGATCCGGGCGCCGATGGCCCGGTGCATGCGGAAGGTCAGGATCGCCTCACCGGCCCGGGCCAGCGTCTCCTCACCGGCGCCGATCGCGGTGCGATGGCGCAGATGGCGGTAGCCGGACGGGAGCCGCCCGGTACGGGTGAACCCGACATGCGGATAGGTAACTTCGGTCACTCGTGCAGTGTGCCCTTCTTCCGGCAGGCACCGTCGGTCGAGTCGCCGCCGTGACATGACTCCGGCACACTGAGCGACGTGACTGGACCCCGCTGCGCCGTCGTGGTGAACCCCACCAAGGTGGCCGATCCCGATCAGCTGCACCGGATCGTCGAGCAGGGGCTCGCCCGTGCCGGCTGGCCCGCGCCGCGTTGGTATGAGACGACACCCGAGGACCCGGGCCGCGGCCAGGCGAAGAAGGCGGTGGCCGACGGCGCCGAGCTGGTCTTCGCGTGCGGCGGCGACGGCACGGTGACCGCGGTCGTCACCGCCCTGTCCGGGTCGGATGTGGCGCTGGCCGTGCTGCCGGCCGGCACCGGCAACCTGCTGGCGGCGAACCTCGGCCTCGGCAACGACCCGGCCACCGGCTTGGAGGTGGCGTTGGAGGGCGGCCGGCGGCGCATCGACGTCGGCGTGATCGACGACAGGTGCTTCGTGGTGATGGCCGGGATGGGCTTCGACGCCCAGATGCTCGAGGACACCTCGGAGAAGGCGAAGAAGCGGATCGGCTGGCTGGCGTATGTCGGCGGGGCCGCGAAACACCTGCTGGACCGGCCGATGCGGGCCCGGATCCGGCTGGACGGCGGTCCGCCGATGCCCCGACGCCCGGCCGCCGTGATCGTCGGCAACGTGGGCCGGCTGCAGGGCGGCGTCCGACTGCTGAGCAAGGCCGAGCCGGACGACGGCAAGTTCGACGTGGCCATCCTCAGCCCGACCAACCTGGCCCACTGGGCGGCCCTGGCCTGGGCGGTGGTGAGCCGTCGGGAGCGGGTGCCGTTGATGGAGACGTACACCGCATCGCGGGTTGAGATCTACAGCAACCGGGCACAGGCGCGTCAGCTCGACGGTGACACCATCGCCCCGGGCAAGGTCATGAAGATCCACCTCCGGCCGCGGGCCCTGCTGCTCTGCGTGCCGCAGCCGGACGCGGACCCGGACCTGGCGTACGACGCCTCCGCCGTCGCCCGTCGTGCGAAGGAGAAGGCTTGAGCAGCACCCAGCCGGT of the Actinoplanes sichuanensis genome contains:
- a CDS encoding cytochrome P450 produces the protein MTTVNNGRKVHRGAKAPGCPVRVGDDGVWHIQDYATARRFLRHNDTRQAGLGIENALRHQHRMRLPMLYRDGPEHREQRRQTARYFTPKRVESAYRELMHRLADQQCEVLRRRGAADLSALSFQLAVAVAAEVVGLTDSAPGMPQRLDRFFAIPDPDARGLSAVRQKAFNNFVLLSFLWRDVRPAVAARRRHRRDDLISHLIDQGCSLPEILGECVTFAAAGMVTTREFITVAAWHLLTDETLRAQYTGGDQAARVAVLHEILRLEPVVGDLLRWTTADVTVGDVAIPSGARVEVAVAAANLDPAEAGDQPRAVCPGRPVGPGLSFGDGAHKCPGAHIAIQETDIFLSRLFAMPGLRMIREPTVTIRPDIASYEIKGLILAV
- a CDS encoding serine hydrolase produces the protein MRRTRNLIVTAAALGILGGSVLVAKGLLADSGTGGSGGGALAGVFQEEPKASATPTGPTPEELAAIERAKRVKALDAALKKYATGKPEFSVAVFDRKTGETYAYRGDEKYETASVVKVQVLACLLLTAQDDDRKLTSSEKALADKMIRYSDNDATTSLYGKVGKIGGLTACNKRLGLTQTKVSGSWGLTRTTVKDQVVLLSQLVDEKSELSEASREYAHKLMSTVASDQDWGVPAAAQEGEDATVKNGWLQRSTESNLWIINTVGQITDDDTDVSIAVLSHTNSTMPAGQSLVEKVAKLTRTHLKY
- a CDS encoding DedA family protein; translation: MIDTLSASGWLFLVVAFGAIVPIVPTGAAVSATAAYAFHQHVYAVVPVILAGAAGAYVGDLVMYAMCRFGGEQMARRLRWMRDEHRLAAVTERLRGREVSVLLVSRLIPGGRVPVLLAAAFAGLPWRTFVVANLPACALWSAVYAMIGLLGGSLFPEPWQGVLAAVVLILLVNQCLSWFSKRRNASTSDASG
- a CDS encoding MBL fold metallo-hydrolase; protein product: MSRTEITWWGHSTVWLADSGVTLLTDPVLTGRLAHLRRMAGPAPRLPGAPDAILLSHLHADHFHVPSLRAVPGDPVLVVPRGAAAFAARAIPGAARRCVELGPGEETKIKGVRVRAVPARHDGRRGPWSRERAEAIGFVVEGASRTWYAGDTGLFDGMGELGPLDLALIPVGGWGPTLGAHGHLDARDGAEALRRVRASWAVPVHYGTLWPVGMGRVRRHMFDEPGPRFAEFAAEAAPDSRVRVLTHGETFGVPA
- a CDS encoding DUF1990 family protein — translated: MTEVTYPHVGFTRTGRLPSGYRHLRHRTAIGAGEETLARAGEAILTFRMHRAIGARISADAGRAAPGVLLTVGLGPLRAPCEVVWTVEEGDRIGFAYGTRPGHPATGEEAFLVERDEHDRVWFTVVAFSRPASTLMRVTGPAAVLFQHAFARACGLALRRLGNVGR
- a CDS encoding diacylglycerol/lipid kinase family protein; this translates as MTGPRCAVVVNPTKVADPDQLHRIVEQGLARAGWPAPRWYETTPEDPGRGQAKKAVADGAELVFACGGDGTVTAVVTALSGSDVALAVLPAGTGNLLAANLGLGNDPATGLEVALEGGRRRIDVGVIDDRCFVVMAGMGFDAQMLEDTSEKAKKRIGWLAYVGGAAKHLLDRPMRARIRLDGGPPMPRRPAAVIVGNVGRLQGGVRLLSKAEPDDGKFDVAILSPTNLAHWAALAWAVVSRRERVPLMETYTASRVEIYSNRAQARQLDGDTIAPGKVMKIHLRPRALLLCVPQPDADPDLAYDASAVARRAKEKA